A window of Glycine soja cultivar W05 chromosome 13, ASM419377v2, whole genome shotgun sequence genomic DNA:
AAGCTTCATATTACTCATTGGAATCTGATTGGCCTTCAAGTGTTAATGGATTTGAGAACACAATTTTTGTGTCCTACAGGAAAACATCCAAAAAAGACTTTACTATATTTCACAATCAGAAGTATATTCTATATATGACATTGGCTTAATTAGGAATATGTTAAACTTAAAATCAAGTTTGTTGATGAAATTTACAATGATATATAATTTCTGAGAAAACTATAAGGGTTAAAGATCCATAAACTTAATTAATATCTTGAAATTTCAGTTTAAAATGTGGGGGCCgaccttttatatatattaattattataaatcaaaataaaaatctaaaattagtGCCAAACTCCTCTTAATTTCAGACCATATGCAAACTTTGTTCTTATGGGAGGAAATCCTTTTCATTCAAATGTGGACTTATAGGGGAGGATATAGTCAAATATTATACGAAGACGTGTATCAATGTGCTCTACACCAATCttatattaaaacattttccCCAGCCCTCCCTCTCCCCCTCCCCCACAGACAGGTATTATGTTAAAATCGTTATTAAATCATTCACATGAGAATATCATCGTAAACATTTATGAGCTACTCACTTTGGTGATGATTAATTTCTCACATTGATTCAGATATAAAACTAGTCATACATGCAAGGAAATAAACAAGAACACATATATCTAGTTAGGAAATATGtatacaaattatatttcaGTCAATATGTGCTTCAGCTAGCTCTTGAATTTTAGTGACATTGCTGAAGGAAAGAGTAAATAGAGAGAAGCTGAAGTTGAAAGGGCAACTGGGCAAGTTCTCTAAAAAGGAAACAAACTAATTGATGTGACAGTTGTAAGAAATATTGCGCAGCGGACATGACACGTTCCTTTCTACGttagaaagaaaagataaacCAAATACAAGTGAGAGTGATTAGACGTATATATATAAAGCATAATCTAATAAAACATAACAGATCGAAAAGTGTGTAAGACCAACCAAATATTTCAGCCCGCATATATATCATCGTAATTAATTCGTACATACACCAAGTAAACTATTTAATCAAGAGAAGAGTAAGACCAACAACTAACATGAAGCATCTAAATTCCTAGGTAAGAACTACTGGCTAATATTTGTCTGCCCTTGAATATTGAATTAGTGTTACCATAACTTAAGATATGATAATTGTTATCcattgtaaatttaaattataaaataatttatctaattttttcctttttagtgttttttttacttcaaaggataaaaatttaacttttttaaagttAGTAAATTTataggttttattttattttattttttttatagttttgatACATCAAACAAAGGACTAAAAGATGTTAAAGAATTGAAGTAATACATTTAGCGTGAGAAGTCATGCTGGAAGTCAATTCTATCGAGTATGGACACTGAGTGGATTGAGATTTAGCGTGTGATCAATTATCTATTTGTCCTATGAAATGCATAATGATTTTCAAAAAGCATATATGTGCAGTGTTTGAAGAATATAAAAAGCTACATTGTGTCTTTTGGAAGGACTAGGTCACttcttttaaaagttaatttaattatatacttaaaaCTCAAACTCACTCAATGTttagttaagaaaaaataacctCACACAAATTAATCCGTGCGTTTTGTGATACAAGGTATTTATTTGAACTTgcaaaataatatatgatttatATACATTTGTGATACAAGTGATACTAATTGATTTTAATGttcttaaagaaaattaagtaaaattagaACGTTTCCATTTATGTTCACGTTTCCCATGGATAGACAAAGCAAGCACGTTTAACATCAACATGCCCTAAACTAAGATTGTAGCAATTCAAGAATAAGAATCGGCAAAGCAAgcccattttcctttcttggcaGTACTAATTATACTGTTAGATTTATTCATCAAACTATCTcactatatattaaaaatttaaaataataacaaacttaGGATTAAATGAATTTCATGAGTACAACAATGAATCTCCCAATCCCTTTGGTGTCCAACCAGAAATAAGTGCGTTTCAATTTTTGAACAGCCTAACTGTGTTTTGGCTGTATTTAAAGACATCATAGTACATAGTACATAGTACATAACAATAAATTATTGAGCTATGATGGGGGCCTCAGGGACCCATTTATGAGTTGGTGAACAGTCCCATTCCCACGTGTCTTTACCGTAGGACACCCTAAAATTCTTAGGAAACCAAGTTTCTCCTTTCATGGCTCTGTCTCTCAACACCTTCCTCTGTCTTTCTTCCACATCTTGTTTTGCTTCTCTTGCTCTTTCCCAATCTTTGTTCATAATGGCTTGGCTCAACTCACTCCAAACAAGGGCTGATTCGGTTGGCCACACACTCTGATAacaattaccaaaaaaaaaataaaaaattgataacaaCCCATCTAAATTTTAAAGCAAATTAAATCTTGAAATAAACTATATAGCCCATGTTAATATTTAGATACTCAAAACATGCATATCAAAATCTTTAAATAATGATAGACACTATCAATGTACATCTGCATCTGCCTGCCTGGCTAGCCTGAAGTTTTATCCATATATAGTACATGTTTGATAAGGAACCCGACTTCTCTAAAGTCTAGAGTAATAATATCTCCAACCAGAGAATATTAAAAAGTTGTTACAAGTTATTTTATGAACTGAGTGATGCTATATGTTATTATGTTAAGAGCATTATATGCAACGAATTCAGTAATGTCAcgatatatttaatgttttatgtaatttaattaatttcttgaaTTTTTAGTAATTCTAAaaagtttaataataaataattttatatttcacctcacttttataaaaaaagaaatcagatacaaaaaataaagaagacacAATTAAAGAAGATTGGTTGATAAATGTAACTAAGTATCACAAGCAGATGGAGACAGAACAGAAGTTAATTACCTCCGCATCCTTGATAATAGGAGTTTTGAGCCCTGAAATAACTTCTTTTGCATCATATATCACTCTCACTTCTCCACTATTTGTATCCTTCACTTTAACTGTCCtgcataatttaatttgataagcAATGTGTCACTATAATAATCATAATGTAGCATAACATTCTTGcagattttatattaattttttatttattataaatttactcTTCatggcaaagaaaaataaatacagCTGGGAGGGATTATACGTACTTATCCCAATGACCATCAACTTCATAGAGAACTTTGAATAATGATGAGTCAAGGATTTTCCCTTTGATAAATTTACGACTTCCCCCAAATCCTAGAAAAGAATGGCTTGATCTGTATGATATTTCAGCTACCAGACCTGTCTCTGGGCACCTTATATTAACATTGCCAACCCAATCAATCCCAGGAACCGGAAGAATTCTAATTGAAAGGTGAGGACAATTCATTTCATATGTTTCTCCATGATTTAGGAGCTTCAGCTGACGTTTACCATGCACTTGAGCTTCAATAGATGTACCTGCATATTTAGGTTGCAATATTCATGAATTTGCCGAACATAGCTATTTAGAACTTGAAATTTGACTTGAGACaggttaattaaaaaacttgttCAAAATTACTGGAGATGAATATAAGACTCCAAGACAATCATGCTAAATTGTGATAAAGccagtttaattatttataagcaATGTTTTGCATGGAATCAATCATGGCATAAGGACAAAGGAACAACATGTTAAGTTTCCACACCCAATTTAACCATCTAGGGGCAGATTGTAAAATTGTAATACTTTTATGAAATGCAGCACTTAATAGAATGGATGGTGAAACTACTTTTAGACCAAGCTAATGAAGATTGATTTAGTTGGTAAAAATAGGATTCATATTTCACAAGGATATGAGTTTGAATCCTACTATCAATGTGAGGAACTAGTTAATAAATAATCTGCAATTAAGTATCCTGTGAGGCCAGCTCTACCTGATGAGACCCTAAGATCGAACTCacctaatcttttaaaaaaaaaataatttaaaaaaaaaactacttttacACCAAGCTATATGTGTTATAAGTAAAAGCTACCAGGTTTCACTTTGCAATCTGATTTGTAGGCAAGCAAATgcataatatgaaaaatatgtccCTTAATTCTTTGTTGATATCTCGTGACTATCATAGAACCAGATAAATTAACTGATGCAAACTGAAAGCTTCCACAACTTTTTTGACCTTGAACATGAGGAAGTTCATTGCTGAGAAAGATTTTAATTATTggctaattaattaggaattggAGAAGAACTTTATAGCAATGGTACATTATATTTTCTCTGAATTATGAGTTCCTAATGATTCTAGAAAGAAAGTGAAAGATACCCCGAAACTTTGGAACAGGTTGCTGGGACCATATCATCTCAATGTTTTCCTTCTCATCTGTTGCATGGAGGGCAGATACTGGAGGGTTGACTGATACCTGCAGACACAAGAAGGTGAGAGTATtattaaatctaaaatcttCAACAAAGAGAGGGTCCAAATTTTAGCCTAACGTATGTGGCCAAAGTGTTGTTGTGTATGAATTGAGAAGCAACAATTTAAGGTGTGTTTGCTTTGCCAGTAAACATGCAGTGACACGAAGTCTAATACACATTCACCGCAATAGCAAGGCAATTGGTGCTTCCGGGAAACAGAGGTTTGGACCGAAAATCCAAACAGGCGCAAAGTACCTGCTCAACTAGGACGTTGAGATTGCCCTTGGAAACATGGTGGGTCTCTCCAAGAGTGGGATTATAAGGAGCAACACCAAAAGACGTGGGGCGTGTGGTAGATATGCTCCATGCTACTACTGATGTGAACCTGTCCAGTGGACTCTGCCCATTGTTGCATTTGCTCAGCAAGTTTGAAGATGTGCAGTACACTGATTCACCATAGCATTGAAGTTGAGATTTTGGGAAGTTAAACACAGCTGGCAGCTGCATACAACacaaaaatactttaatttatCATCTGTCTAAATATGTTATCATTGGTATGATACCCAATGCCTATTAGACTGTTACCATTAGCTTAGTGACCATATAGACATACATTAttgcatttatatatattcaagCTTTTAAATTGTAGTTGGAGTCATAATTTTGTCACAATCTTTGATATTGCAAAGTTATAAATGACAGTACTTGGTGTACCTATAAATAAGTGTTTATGGAAAAATTTATATGAACAAACTCAAGAACAATTATACAATACAATCTGTTGGACTagctaaaacttaaaaaccaataaCATACATATTTTAGATTTGCTTTTAGTATgctttatttaagaaatttgcTTCTAAGTTCTAATAGTGTGTAGTAATTTGCTAGGTCCAAGTTGGAGGGAAAAAAGACTAAAGTGAGTGAAAGAGATAACTT
This region includes:
- the LOC114380970 gene encoding oxysterol-binding protein-related protein 4C-like; the encoded protein is MKVTKGKETKIVLTKPFQLEGESDLEPSYRAPNLLHRLLSLLKNVRPGSDLTHFQLPAVFNFPKSQLQCYGESVYCTSSNLLSKCNNGQSPLDRFTSVVAWSISTTRPTSFGVAPYNPTLGETHHVSKGNLNVLVEQVSVNPPVSALHATDEKENIEMIWSQQPVPKFRGTSIEAQVHGKRQLKLLNHGETYEMNCPHLSIRILPVPGIDWVGNVNIRCPETGLVAEISYRSSHSFLGFGGSRKFIKGKILDSSLFKVLYEVDGHWDKTVKVKDTNSGEVRVIYDAKEVISGLKTPIIKDAESVWPTESALVWSELSQAIMNKDWERAREAKQDVEERQRKVLRDRAMKGETWFPKNFRVSYGKDTWEWDCSPTHKWVPEAPIIAQ